In Mycolicibacterium phocaicum, one DNA window encodes the following:
- a CDS encoding SRPBCC family protein, which produces MQSTATTTVARPIDVVWATLIDHEGMANWGPGISVTIDQPGTPAPNGLGAVRRISAPGPAPAIVEEVVTFDAPNVFGYKARSGVPFPGYAGEVRLTPEGSGTRIDYSLSSTASFPPVKLALVAINQVLLRLFAKAAAKA; this is translated from the coding sequence ATGCAATCGACTGCAACCACCACCGTTGCCCGCCCGATCGACGTTGTTTGGGCGACCCTGATCGACCACGAAGGCATGGCCAACTGGGGTCCCGGCATCAGCGTGACCATCGATCAGCCCGGCACCCCGGCGCCGAACGGCCTGGGTGCCGTCCGCCGTATCTCGGCCCCCGGGCCGGCGCCGGCGATCGTCGAAGAGGTCGTCACCTTCGACGCCCCCAACGTCTTCGGCTACAAGGCCCGCTCCGGCGTGCCGTTCCCGGGCTATGCGGGTGAGGTGCGGCTGACCCCCGAGGGCTCCGGCACGCGCATCGACTACTCGCTGAGCTCGACCGCGTCGTTCCCGCCGGTGAAGCTGGCGTTGGTCGCCATCAACCAGGTGCTGCTGCGTCTGTTCGCGAAGGCCGCGGCCAAGGCGTAG